In one Halichondria panicea chromosome 4, odHalPani1.1, whole genome shotgun sequence genomic region, the following are encoded:
- the LOC135334563 gene encoding mucin-2-like — protein MCTNPFSSQERQHFPEFSPMFNKTPSSCEKNNTFRWSIDNIARLKPTEIATDPATLVKTNGHSPRDDYDAQRAVDTFFSQKIILPSPWPVSRHQAKQTYPPGDSSSPGLTRPSSQKKVTFSPHPPATAFIRVESLVESDMRDSGTVDAGTQTMLTFPITFDLEKLVMAAYHGKATPTECLEEGEGRDVGNCSLRRKLFGQPERQDSTSPTPEQENMQLSEISLWTPNISESSNDSPFIYITEATDGGGNKDEHNPAFSSLVLKSPSGDLPDFSPICDQTSSCGAVRQLPVFSPIGTVPVTPNNKGALLTHDHSPLTTTVSPIGVLPNCPLTCRTTPTARVKESDRGSACTSTPNTAVTKRQLIASPFASPVLKHPCTSRSDIDPEPLSHDNYHAVITGEPIRTEEPSSDHDSSQELAEPLSLDDLRTETFDLTNITSTSCTGFFTNLGLDDNSQAAMETQSHTHTHRSNSPMQPWAPHHPKAHSTMVNSQIKFNDPTTSNASEQPQGISLIPTVSRSNTIGVDSGVTAPMSHSSTMGVDSGVAGSVEYNPSMNLSNSKLLGHSELVSFSDGSRKTESIVMASVDKNGGLDTFKTPTHELGTIREPNINSNIRTASDIVDSGLVFSPGTPLGVDSWSRGGMVPTPRSYHTPFAALRGAQNHLTSQSVLPSRLQVPSASSSSLLPLMNHSPGCYTLQSPGTRYNKTPRGPSPIGQLLHKTPPSRYTKFGGMAPSHVTSSSVLPDEVLRKKKALKARLQFSSGSICQKDPLKDITSMQTRVPNRPGGVPRTRTPPTNKNYSPFSHTLISPIRSSFLSNMTSTTPKSPLHRYSPLHKENIEIPWRTRT, from the exons ATGTGTACCAATCCGTTCTCGAGTCAGGAGAGGCAACACTTCCCTGAGTTCAGCCCCATGTTCAATAAGACACCGTCAAGCTGTGAG AAGAACAACACTTTCCGCTGGTCCATTGACAACATTGCTCGACTG AAACCTACTGAGATTGCCACTGACCCAGCTACTCTGGTCAAGACAAATGGACACAG CCCCCGTGATGACTATGATGCTCAGAGAGCCGTGGACACGTTTTTCTCTCAGAAGATCATCCTCCCCTCTCCCTGGCCAGTGTCTCGCCACCAAGCCAAGCAGACCTACCCTCCAGGGGACTCCTCTTCACCTGGCCTGACCAGACCCTCCAGTCAGAAGAAGGTCACCTTCTCACCTCACCCTCCAGCCACTGCAT TTATCAGAGTGGAGAGTTTGGTTGAGTCTGACATGAGGGACTCTGGAACTGTAGACG CTGGTACGCAGACAATGCTGACTTTCCCGATTACATTTGACCTTGAGAAGCTAGTGATGGCAGCGTACCATGGtaaagccacacccactgagtGTCTGGAGGAGGGGGAAGGAAGGGACGTGGGAAACTGCTCATTGAGGAGGAAGCTCTTTGGACAGCCAGAGagacag GACTCGACCAGCCCTACACCAGAGCAGGAGAACATGCAGCTATCAGAGATATCACTGTGGACACCTAACATTTCAGAAAG TTCCAATGACTCCCCGTTCATTTACATTACGGAGGCAACTGATGGAGGCGGCAACAAAGATGAACACAACCCAGCCTTCTCGTCACTCGTGTTGAAATCGCCTAGCGGAGATTTGCCAGACTTTTCCCCGATCTGTGACCAGACCTCGTCTTGTGGAGCTGTGAGACAGCTGCCTGTGTTCTCTCCCATTGGCACTGTGCCCGTCACTCCAAACAACAAG GGTGCATTGCTGACACACGATCACAGTCCTCTCACTACAACTGTGTCCCCAATTGGAGTGCTCCCCAATTGTCCTTTGACCTGTAGGACTACGCCCACAGCGAGGGTGAAGGAGAGTGACCGAGGCTCCGCCTGTACATCCACCCCCAACACTGCAG TAACAAAGCGCCAGCTGATAGCCTCTCCCTTTGCCAGCCCTGTACTGAAACATCCGTGTACCTCTCGCTCCGATATTGACCCCGAGCCCCTGTCACATGACAACTATCACGCTGTAATCACTGGCGAACCAATCAGAACTGAGGAGCCTTCATCCGATCATGATTCATCACAAGAACTAGCAGAACCATTATCTCTCGATGATCTTCGAACTGAAACATTTGATTTGACAAACATTACGTCGACTTCATGTACCGGCTTCTTCACCAATCTTGGTCTCGATGATAACAGCCAAGCTGCTATGGAAACccaaagccacacccacactcataGGAGTAATTCGCCGATGCAACCCTGGGCCCCACACCACCCCAAGGCACACTCCACTATGGTCAATTCCCAAATCAAATTCAACGATCCAACTACTTCCAATGCCAGTGAACAGCCACAAGGAATCTCTCTAATACCCACCGTGTCTCGTTCCAATACCATAGGTGTTGATTCCGGTGTGACTGCTCCTATGTCTCATTCCAGTACTATGGGTGTTGATTCCGGTGTTGCTGGCTCTGTGGAATACAATCCAAGCATGAACTTATCGAACAGCAAGCTGTTGGGTCACAGTGAATTAGTTTCATTTTCAGATGGTAGCAGGAAAACAGAATCTATTGTCATGGCAAGTGTTGATAAAAATGGCGGATTAGACACCTTCAAAACTCCTACGCACGAACTAGGTACAATACGAGAACCTAACATCAATTCAAACATCAGAACAGCCTCTGATATCGTGGACAGTGGGCTGGTGTTTTCACCCGGTACACCACTTGGTGTGGATAGTTGGTCAAGAGGGGGAATGGTTCCCACTCCTCGTTCATACCACACCCCCTTCGCTGCATTGAGAGGGGCGCAAAACCACCTCACATCGCAATCTGTACTTCCTTCACGTCTACAAGTGCCGTCAGCCTCTTCTTCATCTTTGTTGCCTCTCATGAATCACTCACCCGGATGCTACACTCTACAGTCACCTGGTACCAGGTATAACAAAACGCCGAGGGGGCCCTCTCCGATTGGTCAGTTACTGCACAAGACTCCACCCAGTAGGTACACCAAGTTTGGGGGCATGGCTCCGTCTCATGTGACCTCTTCAAGTGTTCTACCTGACGAAGTATTGAGGAAGAAAAAAGCTCTGAAAGCTCGTCTCCAGTTTAgct CTGGCTCCATCTGTCAGAAAGACCCACTCAAGGACATTACCTCTATGCAAACAAG GGTCCCTAACAGACCAGGGGGCGTGCCTCGGACCAGAACCCCCCCGACCAATAAGAACTACTCTCCATTCTCACACACTCTCATCTCTCCCATACGATCCTCGTTCCTAAGCAACATGACGTCGACCACTCCCAAATCACCGCTGCATCGATACAGTCCACTTCACAAGGAGAATATTGAAATCCCTTGGAGAACGCGTACTTAA